One Alphaproteobacteria bacterium genomic window carries:
- a CDS encoding cytochrome c peroxidase translates to MRGKTTTTFLAAITATAALALAGAAQADSNPPLAALGPPPPAPADNPSTPAKVELGKLLFFDTRMSGDASVACSTCHEPDQGWGFSDDISRGYPGTKHWRNSQTVVNSAYLGKLFWVGAAKSLEAQAPGAAKGAVAGNGEADILTARLAFIPEYRKRFREVFGDEWPLLRNAWRAMAAFERTLIANQTPFDRFMRGEKDALSEEAKRGLALFQGKANCIECHNGPLLTDQKYYNLGIPRSARWEEDGLYQITFRYEQYAKGVTEELYRTIKDDAGLYYRTKQHADKGKFRTAPLRYLAYTAPYMHNGNFFELSEVVEFYNEGGDQNEFSANKTKLLKPLNLSDEEQEDLVAFLDSLSGDEIKITSPKLPPYAPLPASTN, encoded by the coding sequence ATGAGAGGCAAGACAACGACCACCTTCCTCGCCGCCATCACGGCGACGGCTGCGCTGGCCCTGGCGGGCGCGGCCCAGGCCGATAGCAACCCGCCCCTGGCGGCCCTGGGGCCGCCGCCACCGGCCCCGGCCGACAATCCCTCGACCCCGGCCAAGGTCGAACTGGGCAAGCTGCTGTTCTTCGACACCCGCATGTCGGGCGACGCTTCGGTGGCCTGTTCGACCTGCCACGAGCCGGACCAGGGCTGGGGTTTTTCCGATGACATCTCGCGCGGCTATCCCGGCACCAAGCACTGGCGCAACAGCCAGACGGTGGTGAATTCGGCCTATCTCGGCAAGCTCTTCTGGGTCGGTGCCGCCAAGTCGCTGGAAGCCCAGGCGCCCGGTGCCGCCAAGGGCGCGGTGGCCGGCAACGGCGAAGCTGACATTCTGACGGCGCGCCTGGCTTTCATCCCCGAGTACCGCAAACGCTTCCGCGAGGTCTTCGGTGACGAATGGCCGCTGCTGCGCAATGCCTGGCGTGCCATGGCCGCTTTCGAGCGCACCCTGATCGCCAACCAGACGCCTTTCGACCGCTTCATGCGGGGCGAAAAGGACGCGCTCTCGGAGGAAGCCAAGCGGGGCCTGGCGCTGTTTCAGGGCAAGGCCAATTGCATCGAGTGCCATAACGGCCCGCTGCTCACCGACCAAAAGTACTACAACCTCGGCATCCCGCGCTCGGCGCGCTGGGAGGAGGATGGGCTCTACCAGATCACCTTCCGTTACGAGCAATACGCCAAGGGCGTGACCGAAGAGCTCTATCGTACCATCAAGGACGATGCCGGGCTTTACTATCGCACCAAGCAGCATGCCGATAAGGGCAAGTTCCGCACCGCACCGCTGCGCTATCTGGCCTACACCGCGCCCTACATGCACAACGGCAACTTCTTCGAACTCAGCGAAGTGGTCGAGTTCTACAACGAAGGCGGTGACCAGAACGAGTTCTCGGCCAACAAGACCAAGTTGCTCAAGCCCCTCAACCTCTCGGACGAGGAGCAGGAGGACCTGGTGGCCTTCCTGGATTCCCTGAGCGGCGACGAAATCAAGATCACGTCGCCCAAGCTGCCGCCCTATGCGCCGCTGCCGGCGTCGACGAATTGA
- a CDS encoding arsenate reductase (azurin) small subunit, with amino-acid sequence MVASGAVHEGHGKCLMSRRQFLLTSGATSVVMVSAGPGLAAAPAVVSGYKRQKIAKLSQLKTDQPVDFKYPDQGAFSESMVVKLGTEAGGGVGPGRDVVAFNYACTHQGGTLSGTYKGDTKSLGACPLHLSTYDLTRHGILISGQAYQSLPQVLLELKGDDVFAVGVFGLIFGRYDNLLG; translated from the coding sequence ATGGTGGCTTCTGGGGCGGTCCACGAAGGCCACGGCAAGTGCCTGATGAGCCGGCGCCAGTTCCTGCTGACCTCGGGTGCCACCAGCGTCGTGATGGTCAGTGCCGGTCCCGGCCTGGCTGCCGCGCCGGCCGTGGTGTCGGGTTATAAGCGCCAGAAGATCGCCAAGCTGAGCCAGCTCAAGACCGACCAGCCGGTCGATTTCAAATACCCTGACCAGGGAGCCTTCTCGGAATCGATGGTGGTCAAGTTGGGCACGGAAGCCGGCGGCGGCGTCGGTCCGGGCCGCGACGTGGTGGCCTTCAACTATGCCTGCACCCATCAGGGCGGGACTTTGAGCGGCACCTACAAGGGCGACACCAAGTCGCTGGGCGCCTGCCCGCTGCACCTTTCGACCTATGACCTGACGCGCCACGGCATTTTGATCTCGGGCCAGGCCTACCAGAGCCTGCCCCAGGTGCTGCTGGAGTTGAAGGGCGACGATGTTTTTGCCGTGGGCGTCTTCGGGCTGATCTTCGGCCGCTACGACAATCTGTTGGGTTAG
- a CDS encoding arsenate reductase (azurin) large subunit → MTTPYYIPETNVPLPPKDADVITTACDYCIVACGFKVYRWPVAGNNKGGPKAGQNAFGVDFPVSALGEWVAPNQHNIVLHKNQPHHIVIIPDKATKHVNTDGDSSLRGGCIAQKVYNPQTPTRDRLKSPFMRIYGILQPVTWDFALDVAAEVGRHVIAKHGDNAYGVKTYSYQYIENTYAITKFALRHIRTANFTFHDTPSDVSSTPGFRDAGFDNFGPAYEDWMNAETLFMCGTDPYETKTILFTQWIMKGIQNGQKAIFMLPRRTAGVAYGEKNGGLWLDVTPGTDLLVINAIARTIVENGWEDSEWIKKWVNNKWESSSGFGQGTRNTPWQWRTTWGKFQTKGFADWKKWLLSRDEFKVENASAVSGVAAKKILTAAEWLAKPKNGKRPKSSIMIEKGLYWSNNTGSTEAISALGIIVGAGGRPGQVIGRAGGHQRGGQRGGKYPRNKSPMKVPGRRRRALDTDTWTMAGHTHMAHVIGTTWIQSMCGSQQLAKRFHELTLANPHQVRSYDKRDIIESLKKRADSGGMVVINQEIYLVDPIGNRYADIIFPAATWGEDNFMRANGERRLRLYQKFYDAPGEAKPDWWIIANLAKRMGYDGFDWKNSNDVAEEASRFSRGSRKDFHMVKVAAKREGKTLHRKMAEFGTNGIQGPVFMNDDGSLMGWKRLHDTTAKLPGTGPAGANVFNKKLTHFNSQTGKCNLQKSRWSLFSDYWNWLKPKGEEMWCTSGRTNERWQSGFDDRRRPYIVQRWPENYVEMSPEDAKARGIESGDMVMVYSDRVPSLKETVLGVEGSDYSFAGQMAKGNVELTRAAVTGVAMVTRHIKKGVLYMDFLHPAQPANALEGRIVDWISGNYNYKMGVAKVKKIGESPYKRSFRSMSFAPRDIV, encoded by the coding sequence ATGACAACACCCTATTACATTCCGGAAACCAACGTTCCGCTGCCGCCCAAGGACGCGGACGTCATCACCACCGCCTGCGACTACTGCATCGTGGCCTGCGGCTTCAAGGTCTACCGCTGGCCGGTGGCCGGCAACAACAAGGGTGGCCCCAAGGCCGGCCAGAACGCTTTCGGCGTCGACTTCCCGGTCTCCGCGCTGGGCGAGTGGGTGGCTCCCAACCAGCACAACATCGTGCTGCACAAGAACCAGCCCCACCACATCGTGATCATCCCCGACAAGGCCACCAAGCACGTCAACACGGATGGTGATTCGAGCCTGCGTGGCGGCTGCATCGCGCAAAAGGTCTACAATCCCCAGACGCCGACGCGCGACCGTCTGAAATCACCCTTTATGCGCATCTACGGCATCTTGCAGCCGGTGACCTGGGATTTCGCCCTCGACGTGGCGGCCGAGGTGGGGCGCCATGTCATCGCCAAGCACGGCGACAACGCCTATGGCGTCAAGACGTATTCCTACCAGTACATCGAGAACACCTACGCCATCACCAAGTTCGCGCTCCGCCACATCCGCACGGCCAACTTCACCTTCCATGATACGCCCTCGGACGTGTCGTCGACACCGGGCTTTCGCGACGCCGGCTTCGACAACTTCGGGCCGGCCTACGAAGACTGGATGAACGCCGAAACATTGTTCATGTGCGGCACCGATCCCTACGAGACCAAGACCATCCTCTTCACCCAGTGGATCATGAAGGGCATCCAGAACGGTCAGAAGGCCATCTTCATGCTGCCCCGCCGCACCGCCGGCGTTGCCTATGGCGAGAAGAACGGCGGCCTCTGGCTCGACGTAACCCCGGGCACCGACCTCCTGGTCATCAACGCCATCGCCCGCACCATCGTCGAGAACGGCTGGGAGGATTCGGAGTGGATCAAGAAGTGGGTCAACAACAAATGGGAATCCTCCTCGGGCTTCGGCCAGGGCACGCGCAACACGCCCTGGCAGTGGCGCACCACCTGGGGCAAGTTCCAGACCAAGGGTTTCGCCGACTGGAAGAAGTGGCTCTTGAGCCGCGATGAGTTCAAGGTCGAAAACGCTTCCGCCGTCTCGGGCGTCGCCGCCAAGAAGATCCTGACCGCCGCCGAGTGGCTGGCCAAGCCCAAGAACGGCAAGCGGCCCAAGTCCTCGATCATGATCGAGAAGGGCCTTTACTGGTCCAACAACACCGGCAGCACCGAGGCCATCTCGGCGCTCGGCATTATCGTCGGGGCCGGCGGCCGGCCGGGCCAGGTCATCGGCCGGGCCGGCGGCCATCAGCGTGGCGGCCAGCGTGGCGGCAAATATCCGCGCAACAAGTCGCCCATGAAGGTGCCGGGCCGGCGCCGTCGGGCCCTGGATACCGATACCTGGACCATGGCCGGCCATACACACATGGCCCACGTCATCGGCACCACCTGGATCCAGTCCATGTGCGGCTCGCAGCAACTGGCCAAGCGCTTCCACGAACTGACGCTGGCCAACCCGCATCAGGTGCGTTCCTACGACAAGAGGGACATCATCGAGAGTCTCAAGAAACGGGCCGATTCGGGCGGCATGGTGGTGATCAACCAGGAAATCTATCTGGTCGATCCCATCGGCAACCGTTATGCCGACATCATCTTCCCGGCCGCCACCTGGGGCGAGGACAACTTCATGCGGGCCAACGGCGAACGCCGGCTCAGGCTCTACCAGAAGTTCTACGACGCCCCCGGCGAGGCCAAACCCGACTGGTGGATCATCGCCAACCTGGCCAAGCGCATGGGCTACGACGGCTTCGATTGGAAGAACTCCAACGACGTCGCCGAAGAGGCCTCGCGCTTCTCTCGCGGCAGCCGCAAGGACTTTCACATGGTCAAGGTGGCAGCCAAGCGCGAGGGCAAGACGCTGCACCGGAAGATGGCCGAATTCGGCACCAACGGCATCCAGGGCCCGGTGTTCATGAACGACGACGGCTCGCTGATGGGCTGGAAGCGCTTGCATGACACCACCGCCAAACTGCCCGGTACGGGTCCGGCCGGGGCCAACGTCTTCAACAAGAAGTTGACCCACTTCAACAGCCAGACCGGCAAGTGCAACCTGCAGAAATCGCGCTGGTCGCTGTTTTCCGACTACTGGAACTGGCTGAAGCCCAAGGGCGAGGAAATGTGGTGCACCTCGGGCCGCACCAACGAACGCTGGCAGTCGGGTTTCGACGACCGGCGCCGGCCCTACATCGTGCAGCGCTGGCCCGAGAACTATGTCGAGATGAGCCCCGAGGATGCCAAGGCCCGCGGCATCGAATCGGGAGATATGGTGATGGTCTACTCCGACCGGGTGCCCAGCCTGAAGGAAACCGTGCTCGGTGTCGAAGGCTCGGATTATTCCTTCGCCGGCCAGATGGCCAAGGGCAACGTCGAATTGACCCGGGCGGCGGTGACCGGTGTGGCCATGGTGACGCGCCACATCAAGAAGGGCGTCCTCTATATGGACTTCCTGCACCCGGCCCAGCCGGCCAACGCGCTGGAGGGCCGCATCGTCGATTGGATCAGCGGCAATTATAATTACAAAATGGGCGTCGCCAAGGTGAAGAAGATCGGCGAATCCCCCTACAAGCGTTCCTTCCGCTCGATGTCGTTCGCGCCGCGCGATATCGTGTGA
- a CDS encoding HEAT repeat domain-containing protein produces MALKANVVAALAGLLGQGPDVVRCAAARALGVMGSEAAVEPLVAALLDEDEDVRTDAAGALARLGAAAADKQLLENLLGDPCADVKAAAIRALAGSRNSDVVPWLRRLAAGRDEEIAWDEEAFFDQDWDDWVDLQVAAIEALAEMGGTEAVPDIVAALDDEYAQDITETAFKALARLGDEGLTALSIYAEGGDQRLRRRAAAVMATAGGEVAEAAVERALGDPEPAVRLAVAEVLAAKAAADPRLEALLGDADPGLRAIAAVRWGEHHPAGLRPLFEDRSAAVRTAAFAALAAAPATPDDEGLADLLHRNLAATPDQVPAAAAQALAAHFGQAALDDLAALLADRSRGPEVRLGALRGLGRLGLAAVPALSGQLADDERQIRLEAMTALAGVAKAESWPNAAGESLLAALRGEMVAEPEPEPEAEPEPEPEPEPEPDESAFPESTLAAILGPESPLLEAHGEVRGGAELGPDDLEFLGLAREARQAGGKKRVPLVPDVATHQDVPRFAANLLGDIARDEVALALTQALPAADRELRIEAARSLGRIGEVLGELPEGAFEALAALSQDRERDLKLAAVRSLGLAPLALAEPLLRAGLEDEDGFVRREAVSALARLGPVDGAVDALLHDNEPGVRLAVAEALCASGREDALALLMDFAFAFGGAQRREAGRLLRRLDAPAANARLLQVLEDESREPVWQVAIEMLEEINASVAGG; encoded by the coding sequence GTGGCCCTGAAGGCCAACGTCGTGGCCGCCCTGGCCGGCCTCCTGGGCCAAGGACCCGACGTGGTGCGCTGCGCCGCCGCCCGGGCCCTGGGGGTAATGGGATCCGAGGCTGCCGTCGAGCCACTGGTGGCGGCCTTGCTGGACGAGGACGAGGACGTGCGCACGGACGCCGCCGGGGCGCTGGCCCGTCTCGGCGCTGCGGCGGCCGACAAGCAGCTTCTGGAAAATTTGCTCGGCGATCCCTGCGCCGACGTCAAGGCGGCCGCCATCCGGGCCCTGGCGGGCTCAAGGAATTCCGACGTCGTGCCTTGGCTGCGCCGCCTGGCGGCTGGCCGTGACGAGGAGATCGCCTGGGACGAAGAGGCCTTTTTCGACCAGGACTGGGACGATTGGGTGGACTTGCAGGTGGCCGCCATCGAGGCCCTGGCCGAAATGGGCGGCACCGAGGCGGTGCCCGATATCGTCGCCGCCCTCGATGACGAATACGCCCAGGACATCACCGAGACCGCCTTCAAGGCCCTGGCGCGCCTGGGCGACGAGGGACTGACTGCGCTCTCGATCTATGCCGAGGGCGGCGACCAGCGCCTGCGCCGGCGCGCCGCGGCGGTCATGGCTACGGCCGGCGGCGAGGTGGCCGAGGCGGCGGTGGAGCGCGCGCTCGGCGATCCCGAGCCGGCCGTGCGCCTGGCCGTGGCCGAGGTGCTGGCCGCCAAGGCGGCCGCCGATCCCCGGCTCGAGGCTTTGCTCGGCGATGCCGATCCCGGGCTGCGCGCCATCGCGGCCGTGCGCTGGGGGGAGCACCACCCGGCCGGCCTGAGGCCGCTTTTCGAGGACCGCTCGGCCGCCGTGCGAACGGCTGCTTTCGCCGCCCTGGCGGCAGCCCCGGCCACTCCCGACGACGAAGGCCTGGCAGATCTCTTGCACCGTAACTTGGCGGCGACGCCGGACCAGGTGCCGGCGGCCGCGGCCCAGGCCCTGGCGGCGCACTTCGGACAGGCGGCGCTCGATGACTTGGCGGCGCTGCTGGCGGACCGGTCCCGTGGACCGGAAGTGCGGCTGGGCGCGTTGCGTGGCCTTGGCCGTCTGGGCCTGGCGGCGGTGCCCGCGCTGAGCGGGCAATTGGCCGATGACGAACGCCAGATCCGCCTCGAAGCCATGACGGCGCTGGCCGGCGTCGCCAAGGCCGAGAGCTGGCCCAACGCCGCCGGCGAGAGCCTGCTGGCGGCCTTGCGCGGCGAGATGGTGGCTGAGCCCGAGCCGGAACCAGAGGCCGAACCCGAGCCGGAACCAGAGCCCGAGCCCGAGCCCGACGAATCAGCCTTCCCGGAATCGACGCTGGCGGCCATCCTGGGCCCCGAATCGCCGCTGCTGGAAGCCCATGGCGAGGTCCGCGGTGGTGCCGAACTGGGTCCCGATGATTTGGAATTCCTCGGCTTGGCCCGCGAGGCCCGGCAGGCCGGCGGCAAGAAGCGGGTGCCGCTGGTGCCCGATGTGGCGACCCACCAGGACGTGCCGCGCTTTGCCGCCAACCTGCTCGGCGATATCGCCCGTGACGAAGTGGCGTTGGCGCTGACGCAAGCTCTGCCGGCCGCCGACCGCGAGTTGCGCATCGAGGCGGCGCGATCGTTGGGCCGCATCGGTGAGGTGCTGGGCGAGCTGCCCGAGGGGGCATTCGAGGCCCTGGCGGCGCTCAGCCAGGATCGTGAGCGCGATCTCAAGCTGGCCGCCGTGCGCAGCCTGGGCCTGGCTCCGCTGGCGCTGGCTGAGCCCTTGCTGCGGGCCGGACTCGAGGACGAGGACGGTTTCGTGCGCCGCGAGGCGGTCTCCGCCCTGGCCCGGCTGGGCCCCGTCGACGGTGCCGTCGACGCCCTTTTGCACGACAACGAGCCCGGCGTGCGCCTGGCCGTGGCGGAGGCGCTTTGCGCCTCGGGCCGCGAGGACGCCCTGGCCCTGCTGATGGATTTCGCCTTTGCCTTCGGCGGCGCCCAGCGCCGCGAGGCCGGGCGGCTGCTGCGCCGCCTCGACGCCCCGGCCGCCAATGCCCGGCTGTTGCAGGTGCTCGAAGACGAAAGCCGCGAGCCGGTCTGGCAGGTGGCCATCGAGATGCTGGAGGAAATCAATGCTTCCGTGGCGGGTGGATAG
- a CDS encoding carboxypeptidase-like regulatory domain-containing protein, producing the protein MAVAVALAAPAQAAKKYKEIDVQNGATISGRVSFEGALPADAVEKILITKDPKICGEGEREVVWIDVKDGALRGSFVFINKIKEGKKWGAPTGGKYIIDQKGCRFNPWAQVVQPGPITIRHSDPGALHNINTREIIGVGKKKSVKRTMFNFGQPEPGDIEQALKPRRSAFIGINCEAHNFMFGYMMAPKHPYAVVVADDGSFSLGDVPPGKYSVRAWHPRLGLKKTKITVAAGAKAEANFAFKAK; encoded by the coding sequence GTGGCGGTCGCGGTGGCCTTGGCGGCACCCGCCCAGGCGGCTAAGAAGTACAAGGAAATCGACGTCCAGAACGGCGCCACCATCAGCGGGCGTGTGAGCTTCGAAGGCGCGCTCCCGGCCGACGCGGTGGAGAAGATCCTGATCACCAAGGATCCCAAGATCTGCGGCGAGGGTGAACGCGAAGTGGTCTGGATCGACGTCAAGGACGGCGCGCTGCGCGGCAGCTTCGTCTTCATCAACAAAATAAAAGAGGGCAAGAAGTGGGGCGCCCCGACCGGCGGCAAGTACATCATCGACCAGAAGGGTTGCCGCTTCAATCCCTGGGCCCAGGTGGTGCAGCCCGGCCCCATCACCATCCGCCACTCGGACCCGGGGGCGCTGCATAACATCAACACGCGCGAGATCATCGGCGTGGGCAAGAAGAAGTCGGTCAAGCGCACCATGTTCAACTTCGGCCAGCCCGAGCCCGGCGATATCGAACAGGCGCTGAAGCCCAGGCGCTCAGCCTTCATCGGCATCAACTGCGAGGCCCACAACTTCATGTTCGGCTACATGATGGCACCCAAACACCCCTATGCCGTGGTGGTCGCGGACGACGGCTCGTTCAGCCTTGGCGACGTGCCGCCAGGCAAGTATTCGGTGCGTGCCTGGCATCCCCGGCTCGGCCTCAAGAAGACCAAGATCACGGTGGCGGCCGGAGCCAAGGCGGAAGCCAATTTCGCTTTCAAGGCCAAGTAG
- a CDS encoding cytochrome ubiquinol oxidase subunit I, producing MTKAGQGRSRQALLALAALTLAVLAASPAWALEANEYRQVLGLDSRKVVWFLAQMHLFFGAFVLGVPLFAVIIEIVGWKNGDERFDKLAYEFTSLLSVAYATTAALGGMLAFALFTLYPTFMGFMAGAFKDVFFVYAILFFAETFCLYLYYYGWKAMQGREPFGKTLQLLFKTAGVVIAGLGLLFLFGLIGPEMRGDTRAFMALLYVLPLGAGIYLLKDGKSGHILIGILLNLAGTGIMQAANSMAGFMMSPAGVSEAGEIIGSTWQVFENVLATPVAIHRMLGNLAFGGLVAGSYAAVKFIGAKTAEEKAHYDWMGYIANFVAIAALIPLPFAGYYLGREVYSTSAVMGNNMMGGDFSWTFIIQAVLVGSLFLISNYYLWSGMTRIPGSERYYKFIKFILFALIVSFAIWLTPHNLPLTGSEVGDMGGSQYHPTLKFLGLMPAKNAVVNLIIISTFVSFLLYRRGNKADAVSIRAQGRTPMIVIGLAGAAALLIVGQFAWSLMTMSPAELDLPADTAQYFRTVGWLLIGECAMVVVAVGLALTDRGKWAQALYLAYTVFSVVLFLGVYGFVVMEKASPFLRDVAVAQFLQLISALILVSAIDLFLFKGAQEIGPLQWGKMTNRSQYALLALTFVITMNMGLMGFIRSGLRGDWHIFGVMRDTSEWSYTPTNATMTEMVSLAVLVFMVGVAFMFWLGSIAAKKD from the coding sequence GTGACGAAGGCGGGGCAGGGGCGAAGCAGGCAGGCGCTGCTGGCGCTGGCGGCGCTGACCCTGGCCGTTCTGGCTGCCTCGCCGGCCTGGGCCCTGGAGGCCAACGAATACCGCCAGGTCCTGGGCCTCGATTCGCGCAAAGTCGTTTGGTTCCTGGCCCAGATGCACCTTTTCTTCGGCGCCTTCGTGCTCGGCGTGCCGCTGTTCGCCGTGATCATCGAAATCGTCGGCTGGAAGAACGGCGACGAACGCTTCGACAAGCTGGCCTACGAATTCACCAGCCTGCTCAGCGTCGCCTATGCCACCACGGCGGCACTCGGCGGCATGCTGGCCTTCGCGCTGTTTACGCTTTACCCGACCTTCATGGGCTTCATGGCCGGAGCCTTCAAGGACGTCTTTTTCGTCTACGCCATCCTGTTTTTTGCCGAGACCTTCTGCCTCTATCTCTACTACTACGGCTGGAAGGCGATGCAGGGGCGGGAGCCTTTCGGAAAAACCCTGCAACTGCTCTTCAAGACGGCCGGCGTGGTCATCGCAGGCCTTGGCCTGCTTTTCCTGTTCGGTCTTATCGGACCCGAGATGCGGGGCGATACCCGGGCCTTCATGGCGCTCTTGTACGTGCTGCCGCTGGGGGCCGGGATATATCTGCTGAAAGACGGCAAGTCGGGCCACATCCTGATCGGCATCCTGCTCAACCTGGCCGGCACCGGCATCATGCAGGCGGCCAACTCGATGGCCGGCTTCATGATGAGCCCGGCCGGCGTCAGCGAGGCCGGCGAGATCATCGGCAGCACCTGGCAGGTCTTCGAGAACGTGCTGGCCACGCCGGTGGCTATCCACCGCATGCTGGGCAATCTCGCCTTCGGCGGCCTGGTGGCGGGATCGTATGCCGCCGTCAAGTTCATCGGCGCCAAAACGGCCGAGGAAAAGGCGCACTACGACTGGATGGGCTACATCGCCAATTTCGTCGCCATCGCCGCCCTGATCCCGCTGCCCTTCGCCGGCTACTACCTGGGCCGCGAGGTCTATTCGACCTCGGCCGTCATGGGCAACAACATGATGGGCGGCGATTTCTCCTGGACCTTCATCATCCAGGCCGTGCTGGTGGGCTCGCTGTTCTTGATCTCGAACTATTACCTCTGGTCCGGCATGACCCGCATCCCGGGGTCCGAGCGCTATTACAAGTTCATCAAGTTCATCCTCTTTGCCCTGATCGTCTCCTTCGCCATCTGGCTGACGCCGCACAACCTGCCGCTGACGGGCTCGGAGGTGGGCGATATGGGCGGCAGCCAATACCACCCGACGCTCAAGTTCCTGGGCCTGATGCCGGCCAAGAACGCGGTGGTCAACCTGATCATCATCTCGACCTTCGTCAGCTTTCTTTTGTATCGCCGCGGCAACAAGGCCGATGCCGTGTCGATCCGGGCCCAGGGGCGGACGCCGATGATCGTCATCGGCCTGGCCGGCGCGGCGGCGCTCTTGATCGTTGGCCAATTCGCCTGGTCGCTGATGACCATGAGCCCGGCCGAGCTCGACCTGCCGGCCGACACGGCGCAGTACTTCCGCACCGTCGGTTGGCTCTTGATCGGCGAATGCGCCATGGTGGTGGTGGCCGTCGGCCTGGCGCTCACGGACCGCGGCAAGTGGGCCCAGGCGCTCTATCTCGCCTACACCGTCTTCAGCGTCGTGCTGTTCCTCGGCGTCTACGGCTTCGTGGTCATGGAGAAGGCCTCGCCCTTCCTGCGCGACGTTGCCGTGGCCCAGTTCCTGCAGCTCATCAGTGCCCTCATTCTGGTCTCCGCCATCGACCTATTCCTGTTCAAGGGCGCTCAGGAGATCGGCCCCCTGCAGTGGGGCAAGATGACCAACCGCAGCCAGTACGCGCTGCTGGCGCTGACCTTCGTCATCACCATGAACATGGGCCTGATGGGCTTCATCCGCTCAGGTTTGCGCGGCGACTGGCACATCTTCGGGGTCATGCGCGACACCTCGGAATGGTCCTACACGCCGACCAACGCCACCATGACCGAGATGGTCAGCCTGGCCGTGCTGGTCTTCATGGTGGGCGTCGCCTTCATGTTCTGGCTGGGCAGCATCGCTGCCAAGAAGGACTAG
- a CDS encoding c-type cytochrome, producing MTATMARVALFMFLLLGLFLWVGSTITAMTGGDKRPKGGAVEVSPEGGEAIFWGKGRCFTCHSLGGQGSAVRCPNLGQFGDKFALPIGARAAERAKERSAKTGQTYTTTDYLVESLAEPGAYVVEGYKNEMAIVYAPPISLNLTEIKAVIAYLQSQGGDVDMEALNKPSPISQKFFARINAASAAGGGDPGAGEVVFEDNCAECHDLGGEDEELPGPALSGVGKKGLKFLADAILRPAKEITKGFETYQAVMKDGRKHVGLKSRDEGGEVDITKANGDVETLAKAEIKELKEDKGKSIMPEDLIEALTVKDYQDVLSFLLLQKGE from the coding sequence ATGACCGCCACCATGGCCAGGGTTGCGCTGTTCATGTTTCTGCTGCTGGGCCTTTTCCTGTGGGTCGGCAGCACCATCACGGCCATGACCGGCGGCGACAAGCGGCCCAAGGGCGGCGCCGTCGAGGTCAGCCCCGAGGGCGGCGAGGCCATCTTCTGGGGCAAGGGGCGCTGCTTCACCTGCCACAGCCTGGGCGGCCAAGGGAGCGCCGTGCGCTGCCCCAACCTGGGCCAATTCGGCGACAAGTTCGCGCTGCCCATCGGCGCCCGAGCGGCGGAGCGGGCCAAGGAACGCAGCGCCAAGACCGGCCAGACCTACACGACCACCGATTACCTGGTGGAAAGCCTGGCCGAGCCTGGGGCCTACGTCGTCGAGGGCTACAAGAACGAGATGGCCATCGTCTACGCGCCGCCGATCTCGCTCAATCTTACCGAGATCAAGGCCGTGATCGCCTACTTGCAGAGCCAGGGCGGCGACGTCGACATGGAGGCGCTGAACAAGCCAAGCCCGATCAGCCAGAAGTTCTTCGCCCGCATCAATGCGGCCTCGGCCGCCGGTGGTGGCGATCCCGGTGCCGGCGAGGTGGTCTTCGAGGACAACTGCGCCGAATGCCATGACCTCGGTGGTGAAGACGAGGAGCTGCCGGGTCCGGCGCTTTCGGGCGTCGGCAAGAAGGGCCTCAAGTTCCTGGCCGATGCCATCCTCAGGCCGGCCAAGGAGATCACCAAGGGTTTCGAGACGTATCAAGCGGTGATGAAGGACGGCCGCAAGCACGTTGGCCTGAAAAGCCGTGACGAGGGCGGCGAGGTCGACATCACCAAGGCCAACGGCGACGTCGAGACGCTGGCCAAGGCCGAGATCAAGGAGCTCAAGGAAGACAAGGGCAAATCGATCATGCCCGAAGACCTGATCGAGGCCCTGACGGTCAAGGACTATCAGGACGTCCTCTCGTTCCTGCTGTTGCAAAAGGGCGAGTAA